The DNA sequence gctaCTGCTGATGCagagggacatggagggggagggaaataccgctgctgctgttgcacagggaagtggggggggggagggaaacgctgctgcacaggaaaatggagggggagggaatgctgttgctgctgcacagggaattgggtgggggagggaaatgctgctgcatagggaaatggagggggagggaaatgctgctgctgctgcacagggaagtgggttggggggaaatgctgctgcacagggaaatggaggggaagggaatgctgctgtggctgctgcacagggaagtgggggagagaaatgctgctgcatagggggcagggagagagagatagaaagaaagacagacagacagagggaggaagtgagaaagaaagattgacagcgggagggagacagaaagaaaggaagaaaggcacaggggcagggagagagacagaaagaaagaaagacagacagacatatattctaacacccgataatgtaacgggctaaaagactagtagAGTATATAGCCTGAGCTATCTTGATTTGCCATATCAAGTATCTCGGTGCTTGACcctgaaaaattataaaaacaaatgTGCACATTTTAAAATAGCAGCAAGTTtccacagggagccaatgcaatCTCCTCAACAATGGAGTAGTGTTATCATATCATTTTGGGAGCAACATTCTGAGTCAATTGCAATTGTTTCAATGAGTTACCTGTTAAACCGAGGTAGAGTAGATTACAGTAAGGTAACTGCcaggaaaaaaacaaactaaGATGTTTTTGAGAAAAATATTGCTCAATACACTGAAGCTAGTGCAGTCTAGTACACACCTTCTTAAGGACACTCTTGATTTATATTGGCATGGTCAAATAAGAATCTAATACAACTCCTAAAACCCTCAGAGATGATTAGAGTTAATTCTTTACCTTGAATCAATAATCTGTCAAAAGTTGAAGggttagatgaaaaaaaaatgtggtcTTCTCTGCATTAATTTTTAAATGATATGTTTAACCCAactttccatctttaaaaaagggtgTGTGGTTTAATAAAGGAGTAGTCAGACGCTTAGTCTTCGAGCCCGTGAGGTTTTGAAATGCTGTACGGGGGTTGTGATGGCGGACGTAGACAATAAAAGCACGAATTTTCTGGCTGGAGAGACTGCTAATCTTGAGGAGCAGTTGCAAGGATGGGGTGAAGTGATTTTAGTAGCTGACAGAGTTCTTCGTTGGGAGAAGCCCTGGTTTCCAGCTGCTGTCATAGGCACAATTTCTTTAGTATTTCTAATGGTGTATTACTTGGATCCATCAGTTTTGTCAGgtgtttcttgttttgttgtgTTTCTGTGTCTGGCTGATTATCTGGTACCCGCTCTTGCGCCTAGAATTTTTGGCTCAAATAAGTGGACCACAGAGCAGCAGCAGAGATTTCATGAAATTTGCAGCAACCTTGTAAAAAGTCGTCGTCGCATTGTTGGTTGGTGGAAGCGCCTCTTTTCTCTGAAGGAAGAAAAACCTAAAGTGTATTTCATGACTATGATaagttctcttgctgtgattGCTTGGATAGGACAACAGGTTCATAACCTTCTCCTCACTTATTTTATTGTGAGTTTCTTGCTGTTGCTTCCTGGCCTGAATAATCAGGGGATTATTTCAAAGTACATTGGCATGGGCAAAAGGGAGATCAACAAACTCCtcaagcaaaaagaaaagaagaatgaaTGATGCTTCAGACTAATACAGTAGAATTGGTGACAAATAATGTCCAGGGAAcacttttttttctgcagacattCTTGTGTGTATTTGTCCAAGCACCAGTTTTTTGTTCATATTTAATAGATATAGAATTTTGTGAACTTGATGCACTGAAACTAATGAACTTTGATACTTAAACCATGCAGATGCTTCAAACAGAGCTCAGTCTTTAAACGTCTGTAGTCATGGCATTATGTAGCATGGAAAAGTGTCTTGTCCACAGTTTTACTAAATTAAATGCTTCTTCTCTTGTAAATATGctaatttttaattttgtgttGTTCCACTGATCACTTTTTTGAGTTTGTGTATGTATGTAACTGTAATTGTAACATTTCTTTAGCGGGGCTTTAGATTGTTCTCAGATGTCCTGATAAGTAGCAGCTTGTTGCATTCTGAAATGGGTGTCagttgaaaaatattttttgtgaaCTGTGGCTGCTAATCCAATAAACTTCAGATTGTTGAATAACTGAAACAatcctcaggaaaaaaaaaaaaaaaaaagatggaattGTTGGAGAGACATCAGACAATGAAGAAGAGAAAGGAATAAGCAATATTACTGTATACTGTCAGCAAATGTACAGTATAAAGAAGTATTTCAGAAGAGTCAAacaaccagtggttcttaaatctgtcctgggggaccctcagccagttgagttttcaagatatccctaatgaatgcaCATGAGCAAGATTTGCCTATGtaggcatgcatattcattagggatatcttgacaaCCCGACATAAAACATGAATAAGATTGGTGAAAGTGAGGAGCCTTAAGGCATCCCACACATAGTCTGCCGGGGCTTATATGTCTTAGACCTAGACTTCAAGAAACCCTTCAAACCCATGTATTATTTTCCCTACAATAGGTGTAATAAGATTTTGCGACTGAGAACGGTAGATCAAACTATAAAATCAAAACCTGGTGTCCTCACACTAGAATGCATCTTCCATCAGCCAGAATTGAGATGAAGTTTCTCCTAAACCCTGACTGTGTGTCCGTCACTATCTTATGCATTTCCAAGTATTCTCCTAATTGTTTTGCTACAACCCcctccagatttttttttaacacatatGGGGATGTTGGCTATATGTTTATAACTAGTTAAAGCACTGACATCTGAGGAAGGACCCTTTATAATGAGCCATAAGACGtcggaagggggggtggggcacAGGAGCCATGGACTCTCCAAATTTGGTGGTCAGAGGTTAAAAGAGGCAGTTAAGGCTCTTCTGACTCTTCCACCTACTTGGCCAccgtaattttaaatcttcaggcatcCGTCAGCGGCAATGAGGTGAGCCTACTGccatcggcctgccccagaacccttTATTCTGCGTCATCCTGCCTACATGGGAACAGAAAGCTGCTGCAGactgaagacttccggggcaggccaaaggcagcaggctcacctcgatGCTGCTGACAGCTGTCCAAAGTTTTAAAATTATAGTGGCCAGAGAGGAGGTAGGtaggggagtcgggagctggagagagagtgTGTGCCATAGGATCCTACTGGGGCTGGGGGGTTGGGaaagcagggaaggacagatgtggCACAGGTTGGAAGGGGttaggaaggacagatgctgcacggaCTGGGGGGttgggaaaggagggaaagagatgctgctgtggggaaaggaagagaaaaggagaattgttggacataggtgtgtggaatgggagatagagagagagagacagatagcatatatgaagaaaggaagaaagagtgaTAATTGTTGGAGAGGAAAGGgtaggacagatggaaagggatgccaGAGATGGATgtagtgttatttatttatttatttatttttgtaatcaaacttggagcgtaaccagcactaataaagttgcaacgactgaaaagtatactttggttcatcactagagggcgcaactttctccttgaagaactctatacctctgaatGACTTTCAaatgtgacggttgcaatcctgaagtttggttaccaatttgaatgagaagacagttcttttgtttgaactctaatatttttctgacttgcACTAgtatttaactattagtaccccagtgacattataaagagatggatgtagggcagaaagtaaagagagaaaaacagcaaatggataagaaggccctggaaacacagttaagagcacagacagaaggaagtgtaaccagagactgggtaaagatgattagaaaaattaaatcaccagacaacaaagtagggaatatgattttactGCATGAAGAGTCTGGCATCttggggttttgtttgtgtatattaatacttttagtttgtggttctctatttgcataggggttatctgtgttttgcatgtgtgaccaaggccaggtgttctgataggaatgaatgttgagaagcatagagtgtgctttatatagtttaattttgtggttaaccaatatgtgttgttaataagattatattgtgtgtatataggaaaaatgaatagaaaaatggtattacaattagtattattattattatgatgggggtggggcagagcttgggaagGGTCTGGGACAAtacttttgccccccccccccaaaaaaaaaaaaaaggtattctgctgcctatggggaGAGCAGAATATCTCTTAGACAGTTCAGGAAGTAGCCTCTAATCAAACAACTTGAGAGCACTGAAAAGAGTCATTCCTTAAAAAAGAGGGGAGGGGCATTTTTAATAAGTTCATAGGGCAAGCATCTAGAGCATAATGAGATTACATAAATTTTGTTTAACAAATgtcaaaaaaaatcttcaaatccAATAATACGGATACGGTCTACCGGAATGTCCAACAAAGGAGGTCGAATAGAAGCACAGCCTGTCTCAGCGAAAGTACCCACCTAGGACCTCAACCTCATAATcttgattttgaaaaaaaatttgctaataatcctGCAGAAGGAAAGTTAGATTGTGAAGGAGGTGATCCCATTAGAGACCTTGTCTAACCCAACTGGTCCACAACACAAAATAGACTCTTAAGTTCTGGGTTATGTCTTCCAATCAGAGAAGAAAAGTATTTCTTTTTTGTTCAACTACGATTGCCTTGTATTCTCTGATGGCATTTTTCTAGAGACGTTTCACATTGGGGCTAGGCTGGTTATTCCAGCGATGTTCAAAGCATCtacattcccttttcttctctgacaAATTCTCAATGTACTGAGGGGTTAAGTTCTTATGTAGTGTTGTACATTTCAACGGTATCCAAGACCCTAAGTAAATTTGAGGCAGAGCTCTCCAAATCAGCCTGTAAAGATGACTGAAAATCATGGTAACTGTTTATATTTAAAGCAAAATGGTATTTGCGTATATCATGACGATAATTCCAATAGATGATGACGGCGATGTTGTTTTGGTGAGGTAACTGGCTTCAGAGTAGGCTTATTGCTAACTTATTCAGGATGATATATTCCAAATTTTTCTTGAAACTGGTTAAGTTTTGGGAGCTTTGTAGagggttgttttggttttttaactCAGTatattattaccgtattttcacgcacataatgcgcatacgtgtataacacgcatacgcgtatagcgcgcgggaacaaagcattgcggtaaaaaaaaaaaaatctatatagcacgcacacgcgtataccgcgcatgctgctataacctcctcccgccacccccgcttactccctcttctggcctgcgaaccggcatcctccccctcccccccgcgatcctacatccctcccgcaccgcaaagacatcacttacccgattgggcaccggcaccagcaccaatgcacagggctgggctgggctgggctgggctgggcggtgcgagggagatcctccctcttccctgtgctgggctgggctgggctgggctttgagcatttgcgcatgctcaaagcccagactagcccagcacagggaagagggaggatctccctcgcaccgcccagcccagcccaggtgagggaggatcttcgggcactggcactggcacgtcctgtgcattggtgctgggggggggaggatgccggttcgcaggctgGCTGGCAggtgggagctgctggaccgcatgaagggtgctgggggtgggaggatggagaggagaagacgctgaagatggggacggggtggtgaagaggatggtggtccagggacgGGGCAATGACAGGGACAtaattttcccccgtgtcattctctagtccctaACTCTAATGAAAACTGATCTGGGCCCGGTACTTATATACATAGTTTTGTAGTTTGTTGAAAAAGGCTTTAGTATAGGTATAAATTTcacatttggggtgggggggcaaAACAAAGCAATTGGTCATGATTCGGCCTAGTTAGGTAGCTCAGTGAAACTACCGTGCCCCTGAAGTCTTCAATCTTGAGAAACTGAATCCAGGAAACTGCATTTTTTTGAATTGAACTCCAATAAATACTTTGTGAGAATAAAAGAATGAAACCATCAAGAGAACAAGGAAAGTGATATTTGGTTTGAATTATTCTTGCATTGTCTAATCTGTTAATTATCTATTTACTCCAGAGGGACTGCTAGCTAATACAGTAAATTCCTGTTCTTTTTTCAGTGCTAGTAACCGGAAGGCCAAGGCAGTTTACCCGTGTGAGGCAGAACATAATTCTGAATTATCTTTTCAAGTTGGAGCAGTTTTTGAGGACGGTAGGTATTCTTATATtctaactcaggggtagggaactccggtcctcgagagccctataccagtcgggttttcaggatttccccaatgaatatgcattgaaaatcctgaaaacccgactggaatacggctctcgaggaccggagttccctacccctgttctaactAGTCCTTGCATAAGGACAGTATGACCCAGTGATATTCAGCCTGACATTTGGAAACTATATGTGACTTCCGTGCTCTTTTGCCATAGAATTATTTATATCGTACAAACATTGTGTGGGCCACAGATTAAATATTATGATTAAAAGTAGATGCTATTTTTATTAGGTTTGATTTCATGGTACTATGATTCAttagatgatgcggtatataaacttaaggtttagattagattagattagattagctatCTGATTCACTAAGGCCTTGGGCAAAGTTTGACTGCATAATtttaggggagagaaagggatagaGCAGTCAATTTGACAGAGGAGGTGGTGAACTTTCTCTCCCCAGCAGAGGGGGCACACTTTCTCTCATCCCTGTCTACTCTGTCTCTCACCCACATGCACTCAGACTCTTCCCACCTTCTTAGATGTGGCTCCGGTGCTCTCCCCGTTCTTCAAACCAACCTGTTACTTTCCCTCCAGTGCTGTCCCCTTCGTCCCTTCCATCCCAGGCCAGcctctaatccagtggttcccaacccagtcctggaggaccaccaggccagtcgggttttcaggatagccctaacgaatatgcatggagcagatttgcatgcatgccacttccattatatgcaaatgtctctcatgcatattcattagggctagcctgaaaacccgattggcctggtggtcctccaggacaaggttgggaaccactgctctaatccaCCCAACTGAGGTCAGAACAGCTGCTGCCTCCTTCCATTTTGTGCTTTGCGCTGAAAGCATGACCTCCTCTTGGGAGTGATTTATTGTTCCACATAATTCCACCCTTTCTGTgtctgaagaagaaaaaagctTAGTGCATTGGATCCTATGTGATAAAGATTAAGTATAAATTTAAATTCACGTATGAATAAAAGGTGATTTAGAAAGAGCTTTTATAATTTGTTAATGTTTTGAACAGATTTAAAAAGTAATTTTAGCTAGCCAGAAAACACAACTATGAAAATACCGGGGAATAATTTTAGAAAGCCAGTTTTAACATAGTATTGGAgatgacaacagataaaagaggaaatgaaaaattgGCTAACACACTTAAACTTCTGGATAAAAAGTCTTAAGTGGGATAAATATAAGAAAGAAATcaaaaatactttaaataaaggatgtcagtatgagcccttgatgAACAAACGAAAGCCTATGACTCGGGCATTGTCTCATAGGTAACCAGCACCAGACTGcagtctaaatgagaactgccccatacatcatctaGTCCATTATGAAATTATCAAACATGTGAATCAAATCACATTCCCAGAAAAACCAAATTGAATCAGACTTATACACCAGGggaaaaaatgtgaaaaaggCACAATAAATACATACACTCCCTGGAAACCAACCCAAtaataaatacaatataaaacgGTACACTCTAATATAATAGtataaagtgcaaagtgatgtataaCAATAAGATATGGATTGAAACTaatgtgcaaaagaaaaaaataataaaaaattgaatcaatataacatataatacaaagtacaaaatacaaagtGCAAGTGCTCATCGATAGTTCAAGTTATTGAAAATAGGGAAAAACAATTCAATGGAAAAATAATGACTAGTAAGATCAAGTGTTAGCTAGCAATTCATATTGTTCAAAACAAAAGACTTAATAAAGGCCCACTGACCAAGAATAAGATAAtaggtgaataaataaataaataaataactcaatcCTCAATTCATGTAGGCCCAAAAAATTAGAGAAATgaataaataacaataaataagcaAATCCGTATCCTTGACCCTGTAAAAGTTAATAAGTCCTAACACCATATATTCAAAGAAGTCCTTCAATCCACGGCACTGTTCCTTTCAAGAAAAAAATTCATTCACTTGAAGAGAACCTGAGAATGGAACTAAACACTAAAATCAAAAGCACACATGCAGTGACTATACCAATCCATGAATATCATCACTTGGAATACCGAATACCAAATCACATAAAGTCACATCAGACAATTaatatcaccactcgacagagctccgtttcgcctCTTCATCAGGAGCGGAGATAGCTTGCAAAAGGTGAAAAACCGACATCAGCTGCTTGGGTCTGTCGAACCAAATTTCTTCAGCGTGCAACAATCAAAACGTTCCAGCGTGGGAGTGTGATTTGATTCACATGTTTGATAATTTCATAAtggactagatcaggggtgcccaacacgtcgatcgcgatcgaccggtcgatcgggaaggcaacgcgagtcgatcgcggaacccatcccgggttccgtgatagactcgtgttgccgtcccaatCGAccagccgatcagcct is a window from the Geotrypetes seraphini chromosome 1, aGeoSer1.1, whole genome shotgun sequence genome containing:
- the LOC117358785 gene encoding ADP-ribosylation factor-like protein 6-interacting protein 1 produces the protein MADVDNKSTNFLAGETANLEEQLQGWGEVILVADRVLRWEKPWFPAAVIGTISLVFLMVYYLDPSVLSGVSCFVVFLCLADYLVPALAPRIFGSNKWTTEQQQRFHEICSNLVKSRRRIVGWWKRLFSLKEEKPKVYFMTMISSLAVIAWIGQQVHNLLLTYFIVSFLLLLPGLNNQGIISKYIGMGKREINKLLKQKEKKNE